The bacterium genome includes the window CGCCATGGTGATGCTCGCAGGAATCTCATCCGGCTCTTCGAAGTAGCCCGGCGATGGTCCGCGGCGGAAGAAATATCTACGGCTATCCGATCGGGATCTTAATGCTCGACACGGTCTTCCCCCGCATCCCCGGCGACATCGGCCACGCCGGGACGTTTCCCTTTCCGGTCCTGTACCACCGGGTAAAGCAGGCCTTTCCGGCCCGCGTCGTCCGGGACGCGGATCCCGCGCTGCTCGACGGGTTCATCGAGGGCGCGCGCGCGCTCGAGGCCGCCGGCGTGCTGGCCGTGACGACGGGCTGCGGGTTCCTCTCGATGTTCCAGCGGCAGCTCGCGGAGGCCGTGCGGATCCCTGTGTTTACGTCGGCGCTGATGCTCGTGCCGATGGTCGCGCGCATGCTGGGGCCCGATCGCGCCGTCGGCGTGCTCACCGTCGACAGCGCCTCGCTCGGCCCGCGGCACCTCGCCGAGATGGGTATCACGGAAGAAGTCCCGGTCGTCGTCGCCGGGCTGGAGAAGGGCCACGCGTTCACGCCCGTGCTGCTCGACAATGAGCTCGAACTGGACCCCGGCGCAGCGCGGCGCGAGCACGTCGAGGTCGCGCGCGACCTGCTCGAGCGTCATCCTGAAATCGGCGCGATCGTGCTCGAATGCACCAACATGCCGCCGTACGCCGCGACGATCCGCGACGCGACAGGACTCCCCGTGTTCGACATCATTTCGCTGATCCGGATGGTCCACGGCGCGCTCGTACCCCCGGAGTACCCGCCGCGCTAGTCCGGCCATGCGGACCGCCGACGTGGTGGTCGTCGGAGCCGGCATCATCGGCCTGTCGGCGGCGTATCACCTGGCCCGGCGCGCGCGGCTGCGCGTCGTCGTGCTGGAGCGCGGGCCGCAGGCC containing:
- a CDS encoding aspartate/glutamate racemase family protein encodes the protein MVRGGRNIYGYPIGILMLDTVFPRIPGDIGHAGTFPFPVLYHRVKQAFPARVVRDADPALLDGFIEGARALEAAGVLAVTTGCGFLSMFQRQLAEAVRIPVFTSALMLVPMVARMLGPDRAVGVLTVDSASLGPRHLAEMGITEEVPVVVAGLEKGHAFTPVLLDNELELDPGAARREHVEVARDLLERHPEIGAIVLECTNMPPYAATIRDATGLPVFDIISLIRMVHGALVPPEYPPR